Proteins found in one Phoenicibacter congonensis genomic segment:
- a CDS encoding glycosyltransferase family 2 protein, with product MQSKNDISSLLVSVVIPVYNAEEYLDEMLESLTNQTHKNIEIICVNDGSSDNSLEVLRSWENKDSRLKVIDKENSGAGKTRNAGLDEAKGDYICFVDSDDFVEPELIEQALCASVENDADAVVFDIDLFDEETKKFTPHKTAVDKSRIPAKKAFKASDIDHFYKYLIGFTVNKLYKRSMLESLHLRFPAVGAHEDMPFTYVALTAANKIYYLNKNLYHYRRSREGSLSDTTSNEYQFMIDALVVMKNQLEEYGLMNSNRQNYQNYVLHMLYWKETTLTLPYNLAFMQDCREKYVPQFELDKPAATYYFDGVERAFLASLKNQSSKEKLKAKLFLGESPDDETVALKAYKKMFDNKKPSKARRAAHLAKAFAKEVKYSGWSSALNRTKTRLSSQDTDE from the coding sequence ATGCAATCTAAAAACGATATTTCATCGCTTCTTGTTTCTGTTGTTATCCCAGTGTATAACGCAGAAGAATATCTTGACGAAATGTTAGAGTCGCTAACGAATCAAACTCACAAGAACATCGAAATAATTTGTGTAAATGACGGCTCAAGCGACAACAGCCTAGAAGTGTTGAGAAGCTGGGAGAACAAAGATTCTCGACTCAAAGTGATTGATAAAGAAAATTCCGGAGCAGGAAAAACAAGAAATGCTGGACTTGATGAAGCAAAAGGAGACTACATTTGTTTTGTAGACTCCGATGATTTCGTAGAGCCAGAGCTCATTGAGCAAGCTCTCTGCGCATCAGTCGAAAATGATGCCGATGCTGTTGTGTTTGACATCGATTTATTTGATGAAGAGACAAAAAAATTTACTCCACACAAGACAGCAGTCGACAAAAGCAGAATTCCTGCGAAAAAAGCATTTAAAGCTTCTGACATTGATCACTTTTACAAATATTTAATTGGTTTTACTGTTAACAAACTCTACAAACGATCAATGTTGGAAAGCCTTCACTTGCGGTTCCCAGCTGTAGGAGCACATGAAGACATGCCTTTTACATATGTTGCACTAACGGCGGCAAACAAGATTTATTACCTAAATAAAAACTTATATCACTACAGAAGGTCTCGTGAAGGAAGTTTGAGCGACACCACAAGCAACGAATATCAGTTCATGATTGACGCACTTGTCGTAATGAAAAATCAGCTTGAAGAATATGGCCTCATGAACAGCAACAGACAAAACTATCAAAACTATGTTTTGCACATGCTCTATTGGAAAGAAACAACGCTAACACTTCCCTACAATTTAGCATTCATGCAGGATTGCAGAGAGAAATATGTGCCACAGTTTGAACTCGACAAACCAGCGGCAACCTACTATTTCGACGGCGTGGAGAGAGCATTTTTGGCGTCACTAAAAAACCAAAGTTCCAAAGAGAAACTAAAAGCGAAGCTTTTTTTGGGAGAGAGCCCAGATGATGAGACGGTTGCGCTAAAAGCATACAAAAAAATGTTTGACAACAAAAAACCATCAAAAGCAAGAAGAGCAGCGCACTTGGCAAAGGCGTTTGCTAAAGAAGTAAAATATTCAGGTTGGTCATCAGCCCTAAACAGAACTAAAACACGATTGAGCAGTCAGGATACCGATGAGTAA
- a CDS encoding glycosyltransferase, with the protein MTPKVSIVVPVYNVEKYLNECLSSLKDQTLKDIEILVIDDGSTDSSLEIARKYEKADFRFKVFTKPNAGYGHSMNMGFKNATGDYIGIVESDDIASVNMFQQLWELATKTNADVVRSNYWTMKGGELTNVINVTDLSGAPYEKSFNPADFTDILRGSPAIWTGLYKREFIADNGIDFLETPGASYQDTGFMLKALTLANRAAITRRAFLHYRIDNENSSVKSGAKVFCVCDEYKSFEELLAKHPTKLDAFKKIVPAKKWETYLWNYNRLDIALRDDFLKQMRKEFKVYEDEDRLDKNFFAVAEWEEVQKLINDKEWKTEQNFTVVPHKISSVKKAFVLATNKLFK; encoded by the coding sequence ATGACCCCAAAAGTCTCAATCGTTGTTCCAGTTTACAATGTTGAAAAATATTTAAATGAGTGTTTAAGCTCCCTTAAAGACCAAACACTAAAAGACATAGAAATTCTCGTAATTGACGATGGCTCCACAGACAGCTCTCTAGAGATTGCTAGAAAATATGAAAAAGCAGATTTCCGCTTTAAAGTGTTTACAAAGCCAAATGCAGGCTATGGTCACTCAATGAACATGGGCTTCAAAAATGCAACAGGTGACTACATTGGCATCGTTGAATCAGATGACATCGCAAGTGTAAACATGTTTCAACAGCTCTGGGAACTTGCAACAAAAACCAATGCAGATGTTGTGAGGTCAAATTATTGGACGATGAAAGGTGGCGAACTAACCAACGTCATCAACGTTACAGATCTTTCTGGTGCACCCTATGAAAAATCGTTCAATCCAGCTGATTTCACCGACATTTTGCGAGGAAGTCCAGCCATCTGGACAGGGCTTTACAAAAGGGAATTCATTGCTGATAACGGAATTGATTTCCTTGAAACACCAGGGGCATCCTACCAAGACACAGGTTTCATGCTAAAAGCATTGACGCTCGCAAACAGAGCCGCAATCACTCGACGCGCATTTTTGCACTATCGAATTGACAATGAAAACTCTTCTGTCAAATCGGGAGCGAAAGTGTTTTGCGTCTGCGATGAATACAAGTCTTTTGAGGAGCTTTTAGCTAAACATCCCACAAAACTCGATGCTTTCAAAAAAATTGTCCCTGCTAAAAAATGGGAGACATATCTTTGGAACTATAACAGACTAGACATCGCTCTTAGAGACGACTTCTTAAAGCAAATGCGAAAAGAATTTAAAGTCTATGAAGACGAGGACAGACTTGATAAAAACTTCTTTGCTGTTGCAGAATGGGAAGAAGTGCAAAAGTTAATTAACGACAAAGAATGGAAAACAGAACAAAACTTCACAGTTGTACCGCACAAGATTTCTTCGGTTAAGAAAGCTTTTGTGCTGGCAACAAACAAACTGTTTAAATAA
- a CDS encoding ABC transporter ATP-binding protein, with protein MNNKIDTSEVMIEVKDVDMVFNIANEKLTNLKEYFIKMIRRELMFREFKALENINFTVNRGDVYGIVGTNGSGKSTLLKIVAGVLEPSKGTCKINGTIAPLIELGAGFDYELTARENTYLNGSLLGYSKEFIDENFDKIVDFAEIHDFVDMPMKNYSSGMVARIAFAIATATVPDILIVDEALSVGDFLFQEKCMRRINDLVDNYGTTLLFVSHSIDQVEQLCRKAIWIEKGHMRMKGDAKEVCEAYRNLGA; from the coding sequence GTGAATAATAAAATCGACACTTCTGAGGTAATGATTGAAGTTAAAGATGTTGACATGGTGTTCAACATTGCTAACGAAAAACTAACAAACCTAAAAGAATATTTCATAAAAATGATTCGTCGTGAATTGATGTTTAGGGAATTCAAGGCACTTGAGAACATCAATTTCACTGTCAACCGAGGCGATGTTTATGGCATCGTTGGAACAAACGGCTCTGGCAAATCAACGCTTCTAAAAATTGTTGCAGGCGTGCTTGAACCATCAAAAGGAACATGCAAAATCAATGGCACAATTGCTCCTTTAATTGAGCTCGGCGCCGGTTTTGACTATGAGCTAACAGCCAGAGAAAACACCTATCTCAACGGCTCCCTGCTTGGCTATAGCAAAGAGTTTATAGATGAGAATTTCGACAAAATTGTTGACTTTGCCGAAATCCACGACTTTGTTGACATGCCCATGAAGAACTATTCATCGGGCATGGTTGCAAGAATTGCATTTGCAATTGCAACAGCCACAGTCCCCGACATTTTGATTGTTGATGAGGCATTGTCAGTTGGCGACTTCCTCTTCCAAGAAAAATGCATGAGAAGAATCAACGACCTTGTAGACAACTACGGGACCACACTTCTGTTTGTTTCACACAGCATCGACCAGGTAGAACAACTCTGCAGAAAAGCCATTTGGATTGAAAAAGGGCACATGCGCATGAAAGGCGACGCGAAAGAAGTTTGCGAGGCCTACAGAAACCTAGGGGCATAA
- a CDS encoding ABC transporter permease: MSNSDNNTQALTRESEIATNAIETRTWKKNLFILKTLVGKDFKVKYRRSVLGVVWSVLNPLLMMIVMSAVFSYMFRFNIENFPLYLILGQIMFNLMSDATSGAMQSIIGAASLIQKIRIEKMVFPLEKVIFSLVNFLFSAIAAVAVMIYFRIMPTWDILFLPLCIVYVVAFSAGLGLILSSLAVFFRDVIHLWSVVLTAWTYATPLFYPLELLPDTLQFLIQFNPMYQYITYFRDIMMYGITPTLEQNLICIAMAAISLALGILVFRKTEHKFILYV; encoded by the coding sequence ATGAGTAATAGCGATAATAACACTCAGGCATTAACTCGAGAGTCTGAAATTGCAACTAACGCAATTGAAACTCGCACATGGAAGAAAAACCTGTTTATTCTAAAAACACTTGTAGGAAAAGATTTCAAAGTCAAATACAGAAGAAGTGTTCTCGGTGTCGTGTGGTCGGTCCTAAACCCGCTTCTCATGATGATAGTCATGTCTGCCGTTTTTTCATATATGTTCCGATTTAACATTGAAAACTTCCCTCTTTATTTGATTCTTGGGCAGATTATGTTCAACCTAATGAGCGACGCAACAAGTGGAGCAATGCAGTCAATCATTGGCGCAGCCTCACTCATTCAAAAAATTAGAATCGAAAAAATGGTGTTTCCGCTTGAAAAAGTCATCTTTTCGCTGGTGAACTTTTTGTTCTCGGCAATTGCTGCAGTGGCTGTAATGATTTATTTCAGAATCATGCCAACGTGGGACATTCTCTTTCTGCCTCTTTGCATCGTTTATGTTGTTGCTTTTTCTGCAGGTTTAGGATTGATTTTGTCGTCACTTGCAGTGTTTTTCAGAGATGTTATTCATTTGTGGAGTGTAGTTCTGACCGCCTGGACCTATGCAACACCACTTTTTTACCCACTAGAACTTCTGCCTGACACACTGCAATTTCTCATTCAGTTCAATCCAATGTATCAATACATCACCTATTTCCGCGACATCATGATGTATGGAATCACACCAACACTAGAGCAGAATTTAATTTGCATCGCAATGGCAGCGATTTCATTGGCTCTTGGAATATTAGTTTTTAGAAAAACAGAACATAAATTCATTCTTTACGTATAA